GGCCTCGTGCTGACCGAGGGCGGCCGGCTGTTCCGCGAGCATGCGCTGGTCGTGATGAGCGCGCTCGACGAGGCGCGCGAGGCGACGTCGTCGCTGAATGCGTCGCCGCGCGGGCTGCTGCGCGTGACGATGCCGCGCGCGTTCGGGCTGCGCCACGTGATCCCGCACCTGCCCGAATTCGCCGAACGCTATCCGGGGATCGACGTCGACGCGGTGATGACCGACTCGACGCTGAACCTGATCGACGCCGGTATCGATCTGGCGATCCGGATCGGCGCCCTGCCCGATTCGCAATTGATCGCGCGGCGGCTCGCCATGCATCGGCGCGTGATCTGCGCGAGCCCCGCCTACGTCGAGCGGCACGGCGCGCCGGCCACGCCCGAAGCGCTCGCCGGCCACGCGACGCTGCGGTTTCCGTTGGTGCCCGACGATCGATGGTGGTTCATCCCGCGCGCGGCGCGGGCCGGGCACGCGGCGCGGGAAACCGGCGACGCCAGCGTCGATTCACCGGGCAAGGCGAAGGAAGTGTCGGTACGGCTCAGCGGCCGGCTGCGGGTGGACGACGCCGAAGCACTGCGCCAGCTGGCGATCGCCGGGTGCGGCATCGCTTTGCTGCCCGGCTGGGCGGTCGGCAGTGCGCTGCGCGACGGCAGCCTGCTGCATCTGCTGCCCGACTGGGATGCGCAGGCCACGCGCGCGGCGTCGGCGATCTGGGCCGTCTATCCGCCGAAGAAAACCGTGTCGTCGAAGGTGCGCGCCTTCATCGACTTCCAGGCCGAGGTATTCGCGCGCCCCGGCTACTGGGATCTCTGATCAGTCGCCGCGCTGCAGCCGTTCCTCGTACTGCCGCTCCTGACGCACGCGTTCGTCGTGGATGCGCTGCTCCTGCTGGTGCTGGTAACGCAGGCGATCGTAGCGGCGCTCTTCCTGATAATGGCGTTGCGCGCGTTCGTAGTCTTGCTGGTCGTTGACGCGAAGAAAGCCGGCGGCGGCCGGCGCGTCGTTCGCGAATGGGGTCAGGGCGAAGGCCTGGGTCGAGGCGAACCATAACGCCAGGGCCAGGCATCCCGTTGCTGCCGATACACGTAAAGACATGGGCATTTCTCGAGCAGGACGAGGAATGACCGTAGCACTCGGGGCGAACCGGGGCCGGCCAGTGGCGAAGTTGGCTGCGGAAACGCGAACCGGTGGTTCGTCACGCGGCAAACGAGCGAACGGCCCGCGCACAGCCTTGCAGGCTACCGATATGCCTGCCCCGCCGTGACGAAACCCTGCCGCTGATTTCACGGCGCGCGGTCGCTCATTTGCCAATACAAAACCGGCTGAAAATCACCCCCAGCAAATCGTCGGAAGTGAATTCCCCGGTAATCGCATTGAGTTGCTCCTGCGCGAGTCGCAATTCTTCCGCGAACAGGTCGAGCGCCTGGGCGTTCTGGTCCGCATGGCTCGCCGCCAGCGCCAGATGGTCCTGCGCCGCGCGCAGCGCGATCAGATGCCGTTCGCGGGCGAGATAGACGCTCTCGGCGCCGGCCTGCCAGCCGGCGATTCGCAGCAGCTCGGCGCGTAGCAGGTCGATCCCGTCGCCGCGTTTCGCGGACAGCCGGACCTCGCTGAGATCGAGCCCGCCGGCGGCGCCCGCGTCCGCTTCGGCGCCGACATGCGCGACCGACGGCGCCGCGTCGATCAGATCGGTCTTGTTGAACACGCGCACGACCGGCACGCCGGCCGGAAAGCGCCCGGCAATCGCGCGGTCGTCCGCACCGAGCCCCTCGCGCGCGTCGAGCAGATGCAGCACGACATCGGCGCGCCCGATCTCGTCCCAGGTCCGCGCGATGCCGATCTTCTCGACCTCGTCATCGGTTTCGCGCAACCCGGCCGTATCGATGATATGCAGCGGAATCCCTTCAACCTGGATCGTCTGCGCGACCTTGTCGCGCGTGGTCCCGGCAATCGGCGTGACGATCGCGAGCTCCGCGCCGGCCAGGGCGTTCAGCAGCGACGATTTTCCGACGTTCGGCTGCCCGGCCAGCACCACCGACAGCCCCTCGCGCAGCAGCGCGCCCTGGCGCGCGTCGCCGAGCACGCGCGCGAGCTGCTCGCGAATCCGCGCGAGCTTGCCGCGCGCGTCGGCGGCCTCGAGGAAATCGATCTCTTCCTCGGGGAAATCGAGCGTCGCCTCGACCAGCATGCGCAGCCCGATCACGTCGTCGACGAGCGCGCGGATGTCGCGCGAGAACGCGCCGTCGAGCGAGCGCCCGGCCGAGCGCACCGCCGCCTCCGTGCTGGCCTCGATCAGGTCCGCGACGGCCTCGGCCTGCGCGA
The genomic region above belongs to Burkholderia plantarii and contains:
- a CDS encoding LysR family transcriptional regulator — translated: MDYFSAIRAFLFAAESGSFSKAAARIAVKTSTVSRYVTELERDLGIALFNRSTRGLVLTEGGRLFREHALVVMSALDEAREATSSLNASPRGLLRVTMPRAFGLRHVIPHLPEFAERYPGIDVDAVMTDSTLNLIDAGIDLAIRIGALPDSQLIARRLAMHRRVICASPAYVERHGAPATPEALAGHATLRFPLVPDDRWWFIPRAARAGHAARETGDASVDSPGKAKEVSVRLSGRLRVDDAEALRQLAIAGCGIALLPGWAVGSALRDGSLLHLLPDWDAQATRAASAIWAVYPPKKTVSSKVRAFIDFQAEVFARPGYWDL
- the mnmE gene encoding tRNA uridine-5-carboxymethylaminomethyl(34) synthesis GTPase MnmE, whose protein sequence is MLTTDSDPIVAIATASGRGGIGVVRISFGRAGASAAEALMQAVCGQLLAARHASYVPFLDGAGEALDRGIALNFPAPNSYTGEHVLELQGHGGPIVLQLVLQRCLDAGRAHGVRLAEPGEFTRRAFLNDKLDLAQAEAVADLIEASTEAAVRSAGRSLDGAFSRDIRALVDDVIGLRMLVEATLDFPEEEIDFLEAADARGKLARIREQLARVLGDARQGALLREGLSVVLAGQPNVGKSSLLNALAGAELAIVTPIAGTTRDKVAQTIQVEGIPLHIIDTAGLRETDDEVEKIGIARTWDEIGRADVVLHLLDAREGLGADDRAIAGRFPAGVPVVRVFNKTDLIDAAPSVAHVGAEADAGAAGGLDLSEVRLSAKRGDGIDLLRAELLRIAGWQAGAESVYLARERHLIALRAAQDHLALAASHADQNAQALDLFAEELRLAQEQLNAITGEFTSDDLLGVIFSRFCIGK